GTTTGAATTGGCTTGAGTTTGTTATAAATAGCGAACATTTGTTGGTGTTAAATCTGGCTTTTTTGATTTTAAAAAATTTGACATTCTTTATAAACACCTAAATGCTACATTTATGGCAAATGTTTTAATTATATTGTAGCAGGTTTTTGTCTGTTTTGCAAGAGCTAAAGTCAACCACTATAGCAACGGCTAAAAAACTATCTTTCCTTTAAAAAGCTTGGAAAAAAATACTCTTCATGAGGACTTAGAAACCTTTCACCGTCTAATTCATAGCTGTTGCCATATTTGCACTCCATCCCCTTAACAACTCCAAAAAGCCTGCAAATTAAAGGTCTAACAGGATATATTGCACACTTTTTCATTTGGATATCTCTATAAGGACAGGCAAGAGGGTGTTTTTTCTGGCTAAGTAGCCTTTTTTGTTTTTCCTGGCTTATTGAGTTTTCAACATATCTTTTAACTGCTTCAATCTCGCTTTTTGTTGCCAGAACTTGCCCACAGCAAGCACCACAGTTTAAACATGTATGCTGTGGAATGTTGAAAAGAATACTACTGGGCATAGAAAACACCTCTGAAGGCTTTAATTTTCTCAATGAAAAAAGCAGGGA
The Caldicellulosiruptor morganii DNA segment above includes these coding regions:
- a CDS encoding YkgJ family cysteine cluster protein, with protein sequence MPSSILFNIPQHTCLNCGACCGQVLATKSEIEAVKRYVENSISQEKQKRLLSQKKHPLACPYRDIQMKKCAIYPVRPLICRLFGVVKGMECKYGNSYELDGERFLSPHEEYFFPSFLKER